The Rissa tridactyla isolate bRisTri1 chromosome 6, bRisTri1.patW.cur.20221130, whole genome shotgun sequence DNA segment CAGAACCAGGGCTGGGCCCTCCCACGCCCCTGGGTGGATGTACACCAAATCTGCCCACTGCGgctccagcatctgctgctgaGCGGGACAAATCCCACCGCGGAGGATGAAGGACGGACAAGCACGCTGCCCAGGCAGACATCGcccaaaatcagggcaggagatgTTTGGAAACGCACTGGCCAGAGTACACCTACCTGCAGGAGGTTTTCCTTCCAAAATGGGGACGGCAACAGGCTCCCTGCAAAAATTGGGGGCCAGGCCGTGCTGGAGCTGGTGCCTTCCATGGGCAGAAGCCGGCAGCCCTTGGAGAGCTTTGATGGGAGCCAGGGGGAAAACGGGAGCTGGGAGGGTTGGTTGGTCCTGGAGAAATATTTTGGGGGACAAAAATGCACCAAGACCCAACCGTAAGACCAAAATGTCTGCATCCTGCTGACCCATGATGGAGGAGAAAGGACCAAAGTTGTCCTAGAAGATGCCTCACCCTTTGCAGCAAAGGACTGAAACAGGGCAGGGGGCTAAGGTTGGGGGGGGTGAACTGCAGGGTcacgggaggaggaggaagacgatTCTCTTCAGCCCACCTTTGTGCCGGGGGaagcccgtggggctggagctgcccctcTCGGTAgccccttcccactccccacCGGCAGCTGTGTTCCTGGGGGATTGCGGCACCGCGGCTTGACAAGCATCACTTAACCTGCCTCCCTGCTCCGTAATAACCTCATACATCAAGCGGGAAGAGACCGCGCAGCATGGCTAGAAGGGCTCTGCTTCTACATCCAGCGTCATTATCCCAAGGCCCCTTGGCTCGATATGCAAAcgggctgggggtccccagggtgcccgGGAGCACAGTGCCCCACACAGCCGACATCAGTTATTCCTGAGCGCGGGAGTGCAGCCACGGCGCAGGTCCAGCCTGACATCTAGCGGCACAGGACAAAATGGGGTGCTCCAGCTGGTGGTAAACTGGGCTAACTGGGAGCCCCAGGGTCCCCGCCGCTCCCTGCACCTCTTCCCGCCCTTCAAGATCCTTCAGCAGCAACCTCCCATCCCAGGGTGGCTTTCAGAGGCACTCACCGCCTCTGTCCACGTCCagcctcttcttccccttccagcTGCCCAGCTGGACATGGCGCTTAGCCCCGTTTTAAGCAGCCGGACCCCTTGTCTCACACCTACAAGCGCCATCCTGTACCTGACACACTGGTCCCCAGCGTCCCCCATGGAGTTGGcggccacctccctcctgcctgctctgagATCTCTACCTCTCATCCCCACTTTCCCCCCGGTCCGTTACCACATGCATCACGAGAGGGACATGCTCCTCCAGCAACAGGCCGtctgctgcctgcccaggctCCCCAGGGTGGGGGTCTTGATGCACGTGGCACGGATGCAGACCTCATCCCTTctccccagccaccagcagcccTTTCTCCAGCGCAGCTGGAGACTCAGCAAGCAGGGACTCCCCAGGGTCACGACGGACTAAGCCACCCACAGACAGCACCAAGAACTGGAGTCCCAGCGGTGGGTGGTGCCACTGCCCCACTGGCCAAGCACAAGCTCCGGCTTGGGGATGGCTTTTTCCCAGAGAGGAGCAGTGGGATggaagggaggggatggggccagCCGGGAGGAAGGAGAGCGCAGAGATGGAGGCaactggggctggaggagggcgtTTTGCTCGGAGGAGGCTTGGCTCCACAccagctctgccagggcaggaCAACTCGCACGCAGACCCCAGGAATAAGCAAGGACAGGCTGAGCTGAGCGACTCGGTTGCTTTATTGAGGGCCTCCGGCACCCCAGTCACTGGGCTGCCTCACTGGGAGATGCTGCGGAAGGACTGGACGGCGGGGCTGGCCGCTCCCCACTCTACGGGTTTGCGGTACTCCCCCTTGGGCAGCAGGTACTGCCTGCCTCGGTAGTTGGGATGCTCGTAGAAAACCCAGGTGCCCTCCAGCACTCTGCAGGCATGGACCTCGCGCATGTGCCACTCATCCATGACGGAAGGGCAGTCTTCGGTGGCTTCGAACATCTGCCCGCCGAAATCTCCTTTCTCAAATACCTGGATGTGGCCCCGGCCTCCActtggctagaaaaaaaaaaaaagggggagagagaaaatgggagagggctggaaggaggcACCAACACAACCCTGGCTCTGGTGGTCACCAGCAGGTGGGAGCAGCACTGAGGCACAGTCAGACTCGGATCAGGTACAAACCACCCACCCAGCACCCCAGGACGGGGCTGAATGGTTCAACGTCAGCCCCCAAAAGCACCGCTTGGGGTAGCTCTTGACTAAACATCATGTGCAAAAGCACCGAGCTGGAGCAGAGAACGCTTTCAGCCCAATCCCCCACCGCAGTCCCAGTTTTGCAGGGAGGGATGAGGCCCGTTCAGCCGGTGCTGGGCGCTCTCTCCCAGGCAGCCTGCCCGTCCTGCTGCCGCCTTGAACCCTTCAGCCACCCCACACGAGCACCAGGAGGAGAGACGGACCCCCCTCCACTCCCCGCTCCTCCGGGCAATGAGGAGTTTAATGAGCTGGTGACCCCAGCTGGGTTGTATTACAGGCAAACACAGCGCGGGTATTTTCCACTGCGATTTGAAGCGCCGCGTTGCCTGAAGGCACTTGTGGCGGTTTTAATCTGCAGCTGCCCGGACACCGtcctcccccgcctccccgaGCCCGCTCTCGTTGCCAGCCCCAGCTGGGTCTCTCGGATCTGTGCGCTGCCACTGCCGCTTCTCCGGGGCACTCTGACCCAACGCCTGTGTCGCAGGTCCCCATGTGACCCCCCCGAGcacaggaggggaagagaggcacCAGGTGGATATGCAGGATAAAGCCTCCACATTTCACCCTCATGGAGGAAGCTGTGTTCCTGCTATACCTGCCACATGTTTTGGCTCCATCCCTTATGCCAGATCAGTGCCCTGAACGGGCTGGAAACTCTCCCTGCCCTATAGAAAGATCTAGCTCAAACCCACAACAGCCTCAAAGGGGCGTTAGACCTCCAGACATAAAAGCAAAACCCCTTCAGGGCTGCGTAGACCTGCTCCATGCAGTGGGAGACCATGGCTGTGCTACTGGAGTCAGCGATGCACAGATCCCCACTAAATggcaaagaagcagcagcagcacatagtGACTCAACCCCAACCCACACTCCACCCACGCGCCCATCCTGGCCAGTTTTAAAGGGTGCTGCTCCCCATAAGCTTCACAAAGGGATCATTCCTCTATTCCTTTCTCCCATCCAGCACTTCCATGGGGTGTAAACGCAGCTCCCCATCAACCTACATTTATCCCATCTCCGGCTGGTGGAAGGACAAGTgctgcagaggctggagaagcatcTCCCCCCACCATCAGTTAGGAGGGGATGAGCACAGTTCGCGTGCTGCAGTGGGGAGACGCGTTGCCCTGTGCTCTCCTAACACCAGGAGACACCGGGCTGCCCCAAGCATGCCCAAGGAGGGCTTCAGGCATCCCCTTCCCACTCCTGGTCACTCCAGGTCTGCTCCTGAGGCTGTTCTCCCCATGCCCAGAGGGGCTTGGTGACACTGAGATTCGGTTCCCACTAtcagaagggagccctggcttgCTAAAGAGGCTCTAGGTGCTCCTGCAAAATCTACATCCCACTGTTACAAGCCTTGTGTCCATTGTCAGATTTGGATCAGTTGGCAGCACATAATGGGGGAAGGCAAGAGACAAACCTCGGAGCAACATGCCCAGACACTGAAGTCCTTGGAGGAATACGCAGATATGGAAACTCACCTACAAAGTACTCAAAGGGATCTGCTTTTTCCCATTGCAGTCAAGGGTGGAAGACATTTACCTTCTCCACTCACCAAACACCTTGCCATTCCCAGAGCACGACTGCAGGAGGAAACCCCCTTTAGCCGTCCTCTCCAAGGGAGCTCCCATGGGTCCCCTGGAAGATGGGAGCCACCCACAAGCATGCTGAAATCCTTTAATGATAGGCGTCTAAATTAAAGTGTTCCTTGGGAAGAGATTGCACTTACTATCTGGACGGCTTTGCAGGAGCCAAGGCGGTCATTGAGGCCCATCCAGTGGTGGTAGTCGGGATACTCGCCATGCGTCAGAACGTACATGTTCCCAGAAAAGTTGGGCCTCTCGTAGGCCACCCAGGTGCCTCCATCCACACGAATGGAGTTGCAGCGGCTCAGGTAGTTGTGAAAATCAGGGCAGTCGCTGTTGCATTCGTAGCAACGGCCTAGGAAATTCTTGTCTTCATAGAAGGTGACCTGAAACacaagcagaggaaggaaagcagggagGTTCCTTGTCCCCCAGCACATGCGTACGTCTGTATTCTAGCCACATCACAGTGTGAAATACCTGAAAAAAGAGCCCTCGAGATGTCAAAAAGTCATCCAGTCCAGCCCTTGAGCAGGATCAACTGCATCCCAACTAACCCTGGCAGGTGATTCACCAGTCTGGCCCCAACACCTCCAGCTGCCACCCATGCCTTGCCCTTCCCAGCACCTAGTTCTGTCCCAATCCAACCCAAAGTTCCCTTGGTGAAGTCCCTGTCCTCTTTGCAGCAAAACACTATTAATGCATTTCCCTTCCACCTTCTCTAGATCAGTAGTTACTCAATTATGGCCAAGGGAGCCATACGTAGTCAACAGACTGTTCTAAGCAGCACTTCATTTATACCTGGTTACGGAGTGTTTGCAGTTAGACCTTTACTGATAACGGGGTGGTGAGGTCTCTCGTCTCCTGGGTCATGTCTTCTAGCCCTGCGATCATTCTCCTTGCccccactctaacaggtccacaATTTGCTTTCGCAAAAGTCAACGACAAAAGCTGGACAACACACGAGCTTTATCGGTGCCAAGAAAAACTAAAGGAGAGCTCCACCTACGTGGCGGATAGCACAGTTCTTCGGACATCCGAGGATTGCATTTGCAGTTGGCTTCTTCTGCTTTGGTTGCTGCAAGTTTGTGATACAGCTGACGAATTTCCGATCCATCACCGCACTTCTTTCCCaagagcagccagggcagctgactGCAAAGCACTTTGCTCGGGGACACTTTTTCCCCTACTTGATCACAACCCGTTTTGAAATGATCTCGAGAGCTGGTGAGCAAATCCCATTCCTCTTGCCCGAGGTATCACCGACCCAGCCAGGCCCAGAGAGGCAACGCGTGCTTTCTTCAAAAAGCCCTTCGTGGAAATATTGCCAAGCCCTACATCCAGACCAGTCCTTTGTACAGCCCCATTTTTAGATCCTTCTAGATGACGATTATTCATTAAGAGCTGCTCTTTGCAATAAGGGTTCCCGAACCACCACGTCTACTTTGACTGTATCCCTTTCTTGCTTACAGTAATAGGAAGTCAGACCATGCCAAAAATTACACGAGTTTGACATGAATTGGTCTCAGCAGACCCCTTTCAGCCCATCTTCCACCTTAACAGGAGTTCAATGACTTACTGCAGGGTCTTTTAGAGCCTTGCATTGAATCAGTCGACGTGCAAGTTGGTTGATCCAATGCAGTGCATACTCAGGACAACGTTTCACCTTTTCCAGACTTCCAGTATGGCATCACGCTGCCGGGTTATTTGGTAGCATCTGAGATTGCTTCAGCCAATTCTCCCACATGCTCTGTAAAGAATTTTTCTGGCCACAATGATTTAAACATCTAACATCTCTGTAATCCATTTTCCCCCATagtttttccccaccttttcctCCTAAGCTGGCTGTACTTCACCTGTGGTGCTTTGGCTACTGAGATTGATCTAACATCGCTGCCATTAAAAATACTGTTCACTGGGACAGTTTCAACCCAGGAGATAGAATCAAATCTAGGACAACccgcctactttttttttttttttccattcactttgTGTTAAAAAATAAGTTGGCCACAGTTTTCCTAGAGCTGGTTGGTCAGTGCATCCCACCAGCCTGACCAGGCATATGGGGAGTCGGACTAATCATGCCAGAGGATTTATGTCCTTGGTCTTGCGGACTGTTAATAGACCTTCATAAGGATAATGTTATTTCCCTCACATTTTCCTCTTACTTTCAAGGGACTGATCTCCCACTGCAAAGCAGTTGGCGCACACAAAGCAACCTGGCcccacctctctccctcctgAACAAGCTCTTCCCATCTTCAGCGCAGTGGAGAGCTGGGAGATCACCACCATCTTTCCAGCAAGCGAATAAAAGTTGTAGAAGCACTAAAACGTCCCGTTCGTATTTTCCCACACTGCTGCTGTTGGGTATTTCACCGTACCGGTCCGCCCTTGCCAGCCACAACCCTGCCATTGTTTTACAGATCCTGCTTCTGGATCTTTGTCCCTAGAGGTATCACCTGAAAAACCTGCCAGCACGAGCCCAGAGGCAACGCTGAAAGTCCTGCCCACTGAGGTttggcaatcactcaccaccagTAGTCCTCTTCTTGAAGCCAGCGGTCAAGGAAGCCACAGCACACCAGTAATACCTTCCCCAGGTTGGTCCACAGGGATGCATCTTCGCAGCTCCGCTCTTACCCTTCGCTTGGACAGCTGATGAGCTCTCCCCTTCTTCAACCCCactcccagagctctgcagcccctTCGGCTCTGGCAGTCCTGCTCCTGTCCGCACAGTGAGCACCCAGCACGCTCGATGAGGAGCTCTGCCCAACGTCTGTAAGACCACAGGTCTGGTCTCCGTGCAGGCAGCACCTCGCCCAGGCTGAGGGATGCCTCCTCCCGCCTCACCGAGGGCGgctggcagagggaaaggaaCGGGTCTCCCTCACTTCTGGTCCTGGCTCCGCACGAGCTGCCCAGGTTTCGCGGCTGGCATCCAGCAGAACCAGCTTCTCTTGCGATGCCCTATCACAGCACCTGTGCGTGACGTTGGGTAAGCTGGCCTTTAGttttgtaacagaaaagaaaaagctcatttGATGTTCCTTCCCCACCCAGCCTAACACAGCTGAACTTCAATTTGGCAAAGCCACCTGGTGTTCCCGCGAGGGTGTTTTCCCTGTACTTATATAAAGCCACAAAGCCAAAGGAATCCGAGAGCACATTAAGGGTACGACCATTCCCACAGAACAGTGACCAAAAGCGTTCGCTGCTCTATTCTGAGACCGTTTATAGGTAAAGACTTAAGGAGAGGGCTCCTGCCCACCCATTCTCCACCACAGCTCTTTGCAGACACCCTCAAGTCTTTTCAGACCTTCACACTCAGCGCTTCTCAGCTCTCCTCTAATGATTCAGGCACAAACAGACCAGACTGATGCTTTTCACCTGCAGCATAATGACAGGTGAATTACAGATTTCAGTTCCAGATTCGTCAGTTTGTTTCAGCTGCATCTTACTCTGATGCAAATCGCCTTCCTTCAGTAGAGCCATCCCAGTTGCTCTGCTCGCAGCACGAACCTGGTAACCGCTCACTGCCCAAACTTTGCTTTTTTGGGGCTTTACCTGCCAGATAACAATTTGCCATAGCAGAGCTTCCTTACGGGACTGTAACACTCTTTCTCCCTTGGCCACCTCATAGCAGGTATCATATTTCTTCCCAACAGCAGCTCTGTTAGAAGGAAACTCATAAACAATAACTGTAAGCAATAACCAGTAGTGCCCACTGCCTTCTAAGCAAGCAGCATCGGGGGAGTAACCCCTTTCTAGGGCAGACGGCTTGCTTAGGTTGCAAGAAATAGCGTTTCATTCTCTCCTttgcccttttcttctccctggaaCATGCTAGGCAAGAGCATGGCACAGAGAGTGCAGATGTCATCTTTTCTATCACTGACTTAACTCCTCTCGGACACTTTTGCGGCACCACGGCAGCACACAATCAACAAATTCCCTGTCGCACGCTCACAGGGGACACGGCTTTCAGCAGGGGTAAAGGCAGCATGTGTTAAAGTCTCTTTAAGAGACTTAAGGAGACTTGAGCGTGAATCAGTCACATCTCCCCCAGCACCTTCTTTATGCACGGGTACATAGACTGCAGTCTGATGGCCACCAGGTTGGAAGGAAGCGGCACACCCTCCTCAGTTCCTAAAGACTGCTCAGAAATAGCCAAACGACTTTGAGCCAAGATCACAGACAAAaggtggggagaagcagagaCTGAATCCAGGTCTCCCACAGCGCCAGCCAGTTGCCTACAAAACCACTCTGCTTCCAAACTCTCTGCCCCCTGGGGTCTTACAGCCTCCACAGGTTAAAAGGAATGTAAcccaaaagaaaaactaatacCACGAAAAGATGTAGGTCTGTCCGCAGCCTCTTAACGGTTGTCTAACACTTCACAGGGGACACTGGCCACTAGCCCAAAGTTCTCACCTTCCTTTCCCAGCTGTTTATCCCTGCCCAGTCCCAACCTTGCAACATGGTCTGCGTGACCAGCCAGCTCAGCTCGGCTAACTTCAAGACTGAAGGCCGTAGCATTAGAGCTAGATCCCCATCTGATGCACGCCACTCTAGCTGTTCTGATCTACCTCCTTCTCCGGTTTAAATTCATCTCTGCCGATTCCACCAAATCACGAGGACGGTGAATCTCTCAGGGAATGCTATTGCGTGCGGCGCTATGGTCATCATCCAGGCGTCCTTCTCTCGCAGCACACCCTTTGTTCCACCATGGAAGGGGGATGTGGCGGCTGCCGCTGGCGTTGCGGCTCAGCTCCTCCCAAGGCAGCCTTCCACGAGACTCCGCTCTGCAAATGCGGCTCGTCACGTTCGCTGCTGGCACAGCCACCGTCAATTTACAAGACATCAGGTCCCGGTGTATTTTAAAATACCCCCTCACCAGCCAGTCACTGTGTTCGACTCCGTCCTCTCGCAGAGCCACACCTAGAGGAAACAGCCAAGATCTGGGAAAAGACTAGGGAGGGCTCAGCTCCAGCTTCCCTCCATTTGGGGAGGGATTTCAGGCACCTCCTCTTGCCGACAGACTGACAGAGGGGAAAGCTGTCGACAGAACAAAGATACCACAGTTTCTCCACAACTTACCCTTGATAAATTCTGTACTCCTAGCCACAATCATGTGTAGGCTGCAAATAAACTTACCTTGGTTCCAGCTCTGGACATTTTCTGTTCCAGCCAAGCTCCCCGGTGCTGGAGGAACGTCAGAAGCTGTTACAAACAGCCAGGATCCGAGGCACCCTTTTTATAATGGGCTCGTTTTAAACCAGACAGCCGCTTCGTCATGAGAATAGGATCCAAAAATTGAGTCAGTGATTCTGAGGCTATAGACGGtttccagaaaagcaaacaggattATGGAATAAAGGAAGGCTTCGCCATCCTCCCTTTGTTACCATTTGCTGACTCAGAACACCAAAACTCTGCCAAACGCACTCAAAACACGCAGCCCCCTGCCAAGTCCTGGAGGACGGGGGGCGATTTGGCTGCTCTCTCCCTTCCAAGCATGTTAAACAAGACGGCATCCTCGGCAGCTCTAAAAGGCCCATCCTCATGCGTGAGGAAGAGAACTGATACTTATCGGAGAACGTTCCCATGCAGCAAAGGATGCAGCCGGGAAACGGGGAACACGCACCCAGGGCAGGCACCGCAGGCTTGCAAAGAACAGCCTCCGCGTAGAGGCTCCACTCCAAAAGCTCCCAATGGAAACACCTGCGCAGCAGAGGCTGCATATTTTTATAGCACACCCTCAGCTTGAGCTAGTATTGCTCCAAATGGGGCCCGACAGAGAAAAAGAATGCATGGCCGCACACCCCCAAAGCGAGCGATTTCACACATCAGATAGTAGAGAACAGTGCCCAAATTTCTGACAAAATCTGCCAGCGTCACAAATTCAACTCAAAACTCTTAAACCGCCATCTGCGGTTTGagcaaaagtatttcttttagcCACGCTCTGGCCCAGCGAGCAGGGAGGGCAAGGATTGCTGGCTTATGTacacccacacccccccgccaGCGCATGATGAAAAAACACCTCTGCAGCTATTCACTGCACCAGCCCGAAAGGCTTAGCGAGACAAAGGGAAACGAATTTGGCACAGCAGCGCCTGAAACGCACAGACCCTATTTTCAAATCTGTCAGGACAAGCAGTCTCgcaacagcagctctgcatgCCACCCCATGTACGCTGCCACCGCTCCGCTAAATGCAGGCAGATATGACAGTCTGAGACAGACGTGCTCACCAGCGTCTCGCCTTCTTCCCATTTCAGGTGTCTTGGATCGCCCAGTGCTGCTGCTTACAGCtcttgctgctggaaagctgtaAGGCCacttaacagatatttttttatcCAAATGCTGTATTATGAAGATCAGAGCCCAGCCACAATCCACGACCTATCGAAAGGCAACTCAGGAGGTTCACTAGGACATCTCAAAGCTGTCGCTTTGAACATCCCCCCCTTTAAAAGTTGGTTAACTGGAATAAACTCACCTTGTATTTCATCACGAAATATTTCATCAAGAAAAGGAGCCAAGAGAGACCTTCAGAATAATTCTAGCATCAGAAGAGCCGTGCACAGCAGAGCACTAAACGCCCTTGCCTTCCCCTCGCTCTCTGGATAGCTCTCCAGAAGGCGCGCAGAGCTGCTGCGTTTGGTCTTCCACGCAACGCCTTAGCCTGTGTTGCCCAGCTCATTTAGGTGTTCAGCTACGAGCACATCTCCCCAAGACAGGTTTCACTAGCACACGAGAACGGGACTCAGCCGAGTTGATACTCTTTACAAGAAATATTAAAGGTCGGAAAGAGTGTTTGTATAAAACGCTGCGCCAGGGCAGCCTTCAAAACCTTCAATTCCATGGCTGTGAATAAATTAGCACTTTTCTCTCAGCTGACCAGCTGACATCACTTAGCAGCAAAGAGGTTGTGTCCCTCTAACACCCACCGTACAGTTAAAACCCCTTCCCTAGGACACGCACCAGGCTCATCCGAGAACTCTTGTTTTATTGACATTTGTCAAAACAATGCAAACATATAAGGAAGTTAATGCCGTATCATCACGCTGCTTAAGTGCCAccttcatataaaaaaaaaaaaaataaaaatccactgaatttcattcataaaaaaatcaaacatttcttttACACATTTATAAAAACAGCGCGGCGAGCTCGTACCATAAAGATGCACGCGATGCCCAGGGCGCCGCGTCCACCTCTGCACTGGGAAGTGCTGCGCTGCTGGATACTTGCACACCACGGAGACGCTAACCACGATGACAGCCTCCCCTCTAAAGGGTCTGCAACGAGGCATACTTCATCTTCCTCTAGTGACATGCGCTTTCTCAGTTATCAACAGACTAGTTACAGCACACTCCTGAGAAAGCGGCAGTGATTAAAATTCCTAAAGCAACCAGACAGTCCCACCCACGCCGAGGCTGGGCGTCGCGTCCACGTCGAGTGTGTTCAGGCAGGATGGCAGCAAAGTCTTAGTGAGAACTGTTTTCAGCGTATGGCTGCCTGTTCCCAGAACTCTGTAACAAAATAAGAAGAGTAAATTTCACTCCCAACAGTTCTTCAAAAAGCAACTCAAAgactaaaaaaaaggaaaaaaaaaaaaagccacaactttCTAATGGTTTGAAACATGCAATGGCAGAAAAACACAACAAGGGCTTGTTGCTAGCTCCTAAACTACTTCTacttgggaagagaaagaaagtaagAATTATTTGAAGTCTTGATTCTCTTAAGCAAAAAATGAGACAGGTAAGTACAGACAAGGCACACAGCCTCCTTGAAAGAGCAGCTGTTCAAACAAGTTTTTACATCAGATTACGTACAATATGCCTATCTGCCTTTCCAGACGCACACAGATGTGCCCGACCAATCAAACAGAACAACTGCAGAGAACAAGGCAGGTGCTGAGTACACAGGGAATAG contains these protein-coding regions:
- the CRYGS gene encoding gamma-crystallin S gives rise to the protein MCWGTRNLPAFLPLLVFQVTFYEDKNFLGRCYECNSDCPDFHNYLSRCNSIRVDGGTWVAYERPNFSGNMYVLTHGEYPDYHHWMGLNDRLGSCKAVQIPSGGRGHIQVFEKGDFGGQMFEATEDCPSVMDEWHMREVHACRVLEGTWVFYEHPNYRGRQYLLPKGEYRKPVEWGAASPAVQSFRSISQ